The DNA region ATGATCGCCCTGTAGATAGAACGGTCCCGGCTCGGCCTCATTGCTGTCGAGAGCACCTCCGGTGGGGCCAGGAAGCTCGACATTGTCGTGGTACATCTTGCCATCGCGCAAGACCGTCACATGTCTGCCGACCAGGGTGACGTCAAAGGTCGTCCATCTTCCAAGATCATTTTTCGCGCCCGCAGGCGGCGCATACCAGCTATAGATTGCGCCCATCTCATGCGACGGAATCTTGCCGCCCTCGGTGCCCACCTGCAACTCATAGCGACCGCGCAGATAGATGCCGCTGTTACCGCCTTCCGGGCAGTTCACTTCAATATGCAGTTTGAAGTCCTGGAACTTTTCCGTGGTCATGATGTTGGCAGCCGGACGCATCTTTTGACCGGGAACTTCGGGATTGTCATTTACCAGCTCGCCATCGCGGGCTACCCATCTGTTGTTCTCGACATGTTCTATCGGCACCCAGCCTTTGAGGTCTTTGCCGTCGAAGAGGGATCGGGGCTTGGTCCACTTTTTGGGCATGGGCCGATCGAGCAATGGAGCCTTCACGCCGGCGAGCGTGGGGCCGTCGGCGTCGCCGCGCTTCTCGACGCCGGTCAGCTTATCTGCGCTGGGGGACGTGAGCTCCCAGCTGATCTCCGAACCATGCCCCGCTTGCCCAACATCTACGATCAGCTTGCCCGAGTCCATGTGGGCGCCTGCGATCGGATGCCATGCGCCGCCCCTCGGCTGAACGCGACCTTCAATCTTTCCGCCGTCGTCCGTAAGCTCCATCCATTGCGGATACGGTGTGCCGGTGGCGGGGGTAACCGTCATGTCCCAACGGCCGAGAAACGCTTTGGTGTCTTGCGCGGAGACAGTGGAGGCTAGCGCGATCGCCAGGATAGATGCAAACAGGATCTTTATTCTCACCCGTGTGAGTGTAAGTTTTTCGACCGGGCATGTCACCTGCTCTCATTCTCTCTTTGAGCCTCTGCAAAAGGGAGGCGTTCTTTCAGTGTGGATAGAACGATAGTCCCGAAGAGTCAGCTCTTCACAAACTACGAAGATTGACACCGAAAAACGCTCATCTCGTCAGCCTCCATGAGTCACGAGAAGCCCACTTGTCAAGACCGATCTGGCAATTGAGACATTAACTCGCACGAGTCCGCCGGTAGGCCTCTAAGCGAAACGCCCCACAGACCCACTGAAAGTCACGTAAGTGTTTAAATCCGCACCCTAGGCGGGCCGAGCATTAACCATATGTAAGGGTCGTGCTCTGTCCGATCTCGATAAGATAACCATCAGGATCGCGTATGTAGCAGCGGATCTCGCCATATTTGGGCAGCGGCTCCGTGATGAACTGTGCCCCTCGACTTTTCCATAGTTCATAGCATGCTTGAATATCGGCAACGCGGATATTCAAAAAGCTGTTGATGTGATTCGGGTCGGGAACGCTGAGCGTTACCGTCGGCTTGTCCGGTGTCGGCCCGCCCCCGAGGTTCAAAATCATCCAGATATTCGCGAGCTGAAGGTACGCAGGCGCGTTGCCGTCACCAAGGCTCAGAATACGAGCGCCGAAGACCGTTTCGTAATAGCGAGCCGATCGCTCGATGTTGCTGACGGTGAGAAAATGGGCGATGCTGATCCCCTCCTGCGGGGGCATCTCATAGCTCTTTTGTTCGATTTGTACGCTGTTCATAGATGACTCCTTTTCCGATAGAGAGCCCAGCGGTGATTAAACACCCTAAATCCGTCGTATGACACCCCATTTCCATCGCCTCGCAACAACGTGAAGCCGCGAACGTCGGCTAAGCCGAATTTGACTGTCCACACTTGGGGAAAGCTAATGGCCCCTCGGACACTTAGTCGTTCGCGACAAGATGAAGGTGGATCGGTAACGAGAAATTCCTTCATCATGACCAAACTCCTGCCAACTAAAGCGCTGCGCCCGCGACCATCTTCGTCCCGCTCAACGATTTCACCTTAGCTTTATCACCATGAATCGCCCAAATCGGCGAAAATCGCTATAGAAGCCGTTCTGTATGCCCGAAGCCCCACCCAGCCTCGCCGTTCGCATTGCCTTCGGGATCTATAAGACCGTCGTTTCGCCCATTCTGCATGCCTTCAGCCCGTCGCAGTGCCTTTACCTGCCTACCTGCTCGGAGTATGCCTATATTGCTATGGTCCGTTTCGGGCCTGTGCGCGGCTCCTGGATGGCGCTGCGCCGCTTTGCCCGCTGCCATCCCTTCAGCAAAGGCGGCCTTGATCCCGTACCCGGCGGAAACCCTGAGCCCCCCAATTCCGTCTCCATTCATACAGACCATTTACCATAGAGCGAGGCACAGCCCCGCGCTGCCGCCGCTTCATGTTCAGCAAAGAATAGGAAATTTCCTTGGCAGAGTTTAAAAACCCCAATCAGCAGGGGGGCGGACAAGACAACAACTCGTTCCTCCTCATGATGCTCGTCTTGATCGCAGTGTTCTTCGGCCTGCAATACTTCCACACGAGCAAGACGAAACCGGCGGCTCCCGCCGCCACGCAGACTGAGCCTGCGCCAGCAGCCGCGCCCTCTTCTGCGCAGCCGCCTGTGGCCGCGAACGGCCCCGCCGCCGCGAACGGGACCAAAGCTACCACCGCGCAGCCTGTCGTCCAGGCGACTGCCGCCTCCACTACCGTCATCGAGAATGAGCTCTACCGCATCACCTTCTCCAATAAAGGCGGCGAGGTCATCAGCTGGATTCTCAAGAAGAAGCCCGCCGGCGGTGCCTTCAAGGACGACAACGGCAAGCCTCTCGATATCATCCACCAGCAGGCAGCCGCGAAGTATGGCTATCCGCTCTCGCTCCACACCAGCGACCCGGCTCTGACCGCCACGCTTGCCAACGCGCTTTACGTCCCCTCAGCCACAGGCAATCTGGCCGCGCCTGCTTCGCTCACCTTCAAATACTCCGCGGGTGATCTCGCTGTCACCAAGACGTTCACCTTCGACGAGACCTATGTTCTGCACGCCGATGTTGAGGTCACGCAAAACGGCAAGCCCGTCCGCGCCTACCTGATGTGGCCCGGCGGCTTCGGCGACCAGGACGACTCGACCGGCTACGCCAGCGCGCAGATCGACACCAACATCGAAGGCAAGACCGCGCATCTCTCTCAGAAGAAGGTCACCAACGACGGTACCACCGCCGGGCCTATCGCCTGGGCGGGCACGAGCGACGCATTCTTCGCCGCCGTCTTCCTGCCTGACTCGCCCGACTCCGCCGTCCTCGCCTCGCTCAAGAACGAGATCGACGTGGGCAAGACGATTCATAAATCCGGCTTCAGCATGTCCAAGGGCCCGGTCAACGTCCCTGTGCTCGGCGCAGGAATCGCGGACGTCAGTGGCCATACTCTCACGCGCGTCTTCGTCGGCCCCAAGGCGATGAGCGTCCTCAAGGCCATCAAGGCCTCCAACAACGGACCCAACCTGGAGTCGCTCGTCGACTTCGGCTTCTTCAGCGTGATCGCGAAGCCGCTCTTCATCTGCCTCAAGTTCATCCAATCCCACGGATTTTCCAACTGGGGCTGGGCCATCGTCATCCTTACCATCCTCATTAATCTCCTGATGCTGCCCTTCCGCATCAAGACGATGCAGAACGGCCTGAAGATGCAGCGCATCCAGCCGCAGATGAACGCCATCAAGGAGCGCTACAAAAAGTACAAGGCCACCGATCCCAAGAAGAACGAGATGAACGCCGAGATCATGAAGCTCCAGAAGGACAACGGAGTGAACATGTTCGGCGGCTGCATCCCGACGCTCATCACCCTGCCGCTGCTCTACGCGTTTTACGGAATGCTGCCCCGCGTGGTCGAGCTGCGCCACGCCCACTGGCTCTGGATACCCGACCTGCAGGCGCCCGACCCGTGGCACATCCTGCCCATCGTCATGGTGGTCAGCCAGTTCCTGGTGCAGTGGTACACGCCGTCTCCCGGCGTCGATCCGAGCCAGCAGAAGATGATGGCCTTCACCATGCCCGCGATCTCCGGCTGGTTCACCTGGTACTACGGTGCAGGACTGGCCCTCTACTGGGCGGTTGGTAACTTCATCGGCATCATCCAGCAGGCGGTGATGAACCGCACCAGCCTGGGCAAAGAGATGCGCGCAGTCGCTGCCAAACGTGCCCGCCGCAAGGCAGGCACAGGGACAGGCAAGGTTATTCAGGGCAAGCAATAAAGGGCGTCTTGCGCGGCAAGAACATTTGCCGCGCTGGAAACCTGCCGGGACTAGAGTCGTTTTGTTGGGAGTATGACGGTTTCCCTGTCATACAAAGACAAATACCGGGTCTCTCACTAAGGCGGCGAAAGCGCAGCCTGCGGTCGAGATGACGTGCTTCGGTGGCGGGTAGTGCAACTCCAATTGGAGACAACGCCGCCCCCATGAGACGATATTTCTAGCCAACGCAAATCAATGACAACCAACGAGCCAGACCCCACCCAACAGAACACTGAAAAGATTAAAGAATTCCTCCAGACCCTGCTTATCTCCAGCGGTCTGGAAGTGGAGTTCAAGATTCTCACCCGCGACGGCCAGGTCCAGACAGAGGCGCGGACTTCCGCGCAAGCGCCGCCGCAGCCCTCTCCCGAGATCTCGGTAGAGTTCATCGGGCCCGACACACCGCTGCTCACCGCGCGCAATGGCGAACTGCTCCACGCCATCGAGCACCTCGCCGCGAAGCTGCTCCGCCTCGAACCCGACCAGCACGACCGCATCTCCTTCGACGCTGAGAACTTCAAGGCGCTGCGCAACCGCGAGCTCGAGCTGATTGCCCAGGCCGGGGCTGAACGCGTCCGCGCCACCCACCGCCCCTACGCATTCCCACCCATGAACTCCCGTGAGCGTCGCCTGCTGCATCTCGCGCTTGCCGCGGCTGGCCTGCCCACGGCCTCCAGCAGCGACGGACCGCGGCGCTTCGTCGTCGCGTATCCCGAAGGCGAACAGCCGGTTGAAGCACCGAAGGCGCCCAGCACCCACGACCGTACGCGCGCCATCCGCAACAGCTTCCGCCGCCGTTAGGCCCACAGAGATCGTGGATAAGCGCAAGAAAGGCGTTCATCGCCTTTTTGTGAGTTCGAAAGTTGATGGATCGGGAGAGAGAGGCGGTCCTCCGCCTGCGGCGAAGGATGACAGTGCTTTTTAGAAGCTAGCTTCTCTGGTGCTTCAGGATCTTGCTTCTCTGGGCTGCTCTAAACATCCGGGCGGGTCCGGGTTGACCTGCCTGATCTGGGTTGATACGTTATCGCTTTAATCGGGGTTTCTCTGCGCGGAAGCGGGGAGCATCCGGGCGATTCAGCCTCGCTGCAGGACGCTTCTCTTGTCCCATCCGTTCACCAGCCCAGCCTCACGGCCGCCAGTAACAGTGCCGGTGCGTTCGAGATATTTGCGCCACTCCTCGGACTCAGCTGCCCGTTTGATCAGCACATTGCGCTGCCTGAGCATCTTGATCAGATGACGCCGCAGCACCATCTTCTCCATAAATTTGCCCAGCACACCATGGGGAGCGGAGAAGCGGATCTCGTCCCGCATTCGCGTTCCATCATCCATCACAGCGAAATGGTGCTCGTGCTCGAACCGCGCAAATGAGCCCTCCACCATGACTTCGCGAAAGTAGCTATACGGCCGCCAGCCATCGATCTTGCTGGTGTGTGTCCGCAGCTGGCCAAAGTGACGTCCCTGCCACTGCACTGTCTGGCCCTCGGTAATGAGGCCTGAGGTCACACTGCCAATCGCCTTCTCCTGGGTCTGAGCAGCCGACGCCAGATGAAGATCGATACTCGTTGCCAACTTGAAGCACCGTTCCATCGGCGCATCCATCCACGTCGTTACTCGAATTGTTTCCATAGCCCCGTCAATCCGTAGTTTGTTGAATCAGTTGAATAATGCAAAAGAAATCGCCAGCCCTCTCGTTAAGCCAGCAGCAATACCTTGCCGATGCCGCCCTTTTCCGCCGCCGCCTGTCCCTCTCCGGCATCTTTCAGAGGGATCATGCGATCAATGGGAATCGTCAACCGCCTAGCCGCCACATCCTCGGCGAGCTCGCGCAGCATCTTCGCATCGGGC from Edaphobacter paludis includes:
- a CDS encoding VOC family protein; amino-acid sequence: MNSVQIEQKSYEMPPQEGISIAHFLTVSNIERSARYYETVFGARILSLGDGNAPAYLQLANIWMILNLGGGPTPDKPTVTLSVPDPNHINSFLNIRVADIQACYELWKSRGAQFITEPLPKYGEIRCYIRDPDGYLIEIGQSTTLTYG
- the yidD gene encoding membrane protein insertion efficiency factor YidD is translated as MPEAPPSLAVRIAFGIYKTVVSPILHAFSPSQCLYLPTCSEYAYIAMVRFGPVRGSWMALRRFARCHPFSKGGLDPVPGGNPEPPNSVSIHTDHLP
- a CDS encoding DUF1080 domain-containing protein — protein: MRIKILFASILAIALASTVSAQDTKAFLGRWDMTVTPATGTPYPQWMELTDDGGKIEGRVQPRGGAWHPIAGAHMDSGKLIVDVGQAGHGSEISWELTSPSADKLTGVEKRGDADGPTLAGVKAPLLDRPMPKKWTKPRSLFDGKDLKGWVPIEHVENNRWVARDGELVNDNPEVPGQKMRPAANIMTTEKFQDFKLHIEVNCPEGGNSGIYLRGRYELQVGTEGGKIPSHEMGAIYSWYAPPAGAKNDLGRWTTFDVTLVGRHVTVLRDGKMYHDNVELPGPTGGALDSNEAEPGPFYLQGDHHGVIQYRNITISVPKK
- a CDS encoding SRPBCC family protein; translation: METIRVTTWMDAPMERCFKLATSIDLHLASAAQTQEKAIGSVTSGLITEGQTVQWQGRHFGQLRTHTSKIDGWRPYSYFREVMVEGSFARFEHEHHFAVMDDGTRMRDEIRFSAPHGVLGKFMEKMVLRRHLIKMLRQRNVLIKRAAESEEWRKYLERTGTVTGGREAGLVNGWDKRSVLQRG
- the yidC gene encoding membrane protein insertase YidC — protein: MAEFKNPNQQGGGQDNNSFLLMMLVLIAVFFGLQYFHTSKTKPAAPAATQTEPAPAAAPSSAQPPVAANGPAAANGTKATTAQPVVQATAASTTVIENELYRITFSNKGGEVISWILKKKPAGGAFKDDNGKPLDIIHQQAAAKYGYPLSLHTSDPALTATLANALYVPSATGNLAAPASLTFKYSAGDLAVTKTFTFDETYVLHADVEVTQNGKPVRAYLMWPGGFGDQDDSTGYASAQIDTNIEGKTAHLSQKKVTNDGTTAGPIAWAGTSDAFFAAVFLPDSPDSAVLASLKNEIDVGKTIHKSGFSMSKGPVNVPVLGAGIADVSGHTLTRVFVGPKAMSVLKAIKASNNGPNLESLVDFGFFSVIAKPLFICLKFIQSHGFSNWGWAIVILTILINLLMLPFRIKTMQNGLKMQRIQPQMNAIKERYKKYKATDPKKNEMNAEIMKLQKDNGVNMFGGCIPTLITLPLLYAFYGMLPRVVELRHAHWLWIPDLQAPDPWHILPIVMVVSQFLVQWYTPSPGVDPSQQKMMAFTMPAISGWFTWYYGAGLALYWAVGNFIGIIQQAVMNRTSLGKEMRAVAAKRARRKAGTGTGKVIQGKQ
- a CDS encoding R3H domain-containing nucleic acid-binding protein, with translation MTTNEPDPTQQNTEKIKEFLQTLLISSGLEVEFKILTRDGQVQTEARTSAQAPPQPSPEISVEFIGPDTPLLTARNGELLHAIEHLAAKLLRLEPDQHDRISFDAENFKALRNRELELIAQAGAERVRATHRPYAFPPMNSRERRLLHLALAAAGLPTASSSDGPRRFVVAYPEGEQPVEAPKAPSTHDRTRAIRNSFRRR